CGCGGGAACGATGCAAGAAGCTCGTCTCTCACCCGTAGTTCGCCGTTGTCGAAGGGATGTTCCGGGAGAAAGTTGGGCGGCAAAGAGACGTCAGCGGGATCGTACATCTGACGATACGGTTCAGGCGGAGTGCGTGGGTCGTGGGGTGCCGTAAAGGCCACGTAGGCGAAAAACGGCTTGTCGCCCTGATAACTCTTGAGAAAGTCAATACAGGCATCGGCGAACAACTCGCTGGAAAACTTTTCCACAACCTTCCGGTTGGCCTGGGGATATTTTCCCGTGGGATCAAAATCGAAGACCGGCATTCGGAAATGGTCGTTCATTCCACCGAAGAAGATCGCCTTGCCCATGTCGAAACTTCGCGCCAGAGATTCCCGGCCATTGTGCCATTTTCCGGTGACGAAAGTGGTGAATCCGTGTTCACGAAAGACCTGCGGCCACGTGGGGACACCGGCAAGATTCTCCGGAACATGCCACAAGGTTCTGCCACTAAGAAACATGGCTCGGCTCGGCACGCACACCGCCCCCTGCATGCTTCCCATGATAAAAGTATGAGTGAACACGAACCCCTCACGGGCAAGCCGGTCAAGATTGGGGGTACGGATTTCTTGATTACCCAGGGCGTGGATGGTGTCGAATCGCTGATCATCGGAAAACAGCACGAGCAGGTTTTTCGGTCGAGTGGTTGGATTCTGCAGTTTGTTGCCGATCTCTTCCGCTTGCATGGTCGGCAACCAGAAAAGCATCGCTATCAGGATAGATAGCAGGGTTAGGCACGTCCTCACCGGGACGGTTTTCCACCGCTTTGAGAATTCGTGTGCTGGAAAAGAGAACTCGGTTCGACCTCTTTGCATTGGAAACCTCCTCAAGTTCCAAAAACGCGCTACGCCCCAAGGAATGCGTCGCGGTGCATCGGGTGACTACCCGGAAACGGTTTGTGACTTTCCCACTTTAATATTGCCCAGCAGACTCGATCGCACGCCGACCGAGTTTGCTGGTCGCTCGATCGCGCTCCAGGGGCATGTCCGGTGGAACAGGATGATCGGTCTATGGTGACTCGACGCGCAGGGGTTTCGCCGTCACAATAGTGGGAAGTGATCAAGTAACAACATGCGATGGCATCATTTTGACTTTGAAATGAGTCGTTAGCAATGGCTTGTCCGTGGACTGGCTCCTTTGGTGTGGAGGTGATGCGATGGTGAGCGGCATGAGGAGTTGCAGCCTGAGGGTGTTTTTCACACTGGGAACTGGGATCGCGCTACTTCTGGTGGCCGGGATGGCTTGGGCCGAAGATGGGAAGGGAAAAGCCATGAGTTACGGGGAAGCACGGCAGTACCTTGCCAGGCACACGAAAATCTACGAATTGCTGGACGAGCATGGCGCCCGCGTGCTGATCTGTCCGGAATGGCAGGGCCGCGTCATGACCTCCACCTGTGACGGCCTGCATGGTTTGAGCTTCGGGTTTATCAACAAGGATTTCATCGATGCTGGCAAGCCGAACCCGCATTTTAACAATTACGGTGGTGAAGATCGGTTTTGGCTTTCGCCGGAAGGCGGTCAATTCTCTCTGTGGTTCAAAAAGGGAGCAGAGCAGAATCTCGATAACTGGTTCACACCTCCGGCGCTCAACGAAGGTGCATGGGAGATGATCAGTCGACCCCGCGACCCGTTCTACCGCATGCGCCGCCGCATGGAACTCGTCAACGCCTCGGGAACGGAGTTTAAGCTGGAGGTGACGCGAGACGTGAGGTTGCTCACATCGGCCGACCTGCAGCGGCTGTTCGGCGATGCGGCCCAGGACCTGACTTCGCGAAAGGTGAAACTTGTGGGCTACGAGACAATCAACCGCGTTGTGAATCTCGGCGAGCCGATGCAAAAAGAGAAGGGGCTCGTCTCAATCTGGATTCTGGGAATGTTCAATGCCGGACCGAAGACGGTGGTCATTGTGCCGTACCGGCCGGGAGATGAGGCCACACTCGGCCCGGTGGTGAAATCCGATTACTTCGGCCCGATCCCTCCAGAACGCCTCAAGATTTTACCGGAAGCCATTCTCTTCCTCGCCGACGGCAACTACCGGTCGAAAATCGGGACGTCCCAGAAGCGGGCACGGAATGTGGCAGGTTCGATGGACTTCGTCCACAATGTGCTTACGCTGGTGCATTTCACAATGCCGGAAGACCCCACTCAGCATCTTTACATGAACAACATGTGGGAATTACCCCAGGCTGAGCCATATGTGGGCGACGTGGCCAACAGTTATAACGACGGACCAGCCGGCCCGGACAAGCCAGGGCTGGGACCCTTCTATGAAATTGAATCGCTTTCGCCGGCCAAAGAGCTCAAGCACGGCGAGACCCTGGAGCACGCCCATCGGACGGTCCATATCCAGGGAGATTACGAGACGCTCAAATCGATTGCGAAGAAAGTCCTGGGAGTGGATCTGGACACCGTCCGCAAGACGATGTTCAGCGAATGACACTTGGCTCTGAAGAGGAGCGAATTGGGTAAAAGGAGCCGGGGGCCGGCGGTGCATCTGTCGGTCCCCTTTTTGTACTCTGTGTGCTACGGGACTGCCATGTTGAGTCGGGTCCTTGAACCGGAAGTGATGGACACCCTCGAAGAGGCCCTGGATTACGATTCCATGGACCATTCCGAGGTGAACCGGGTATTTGTGGCCGACTTTCTTGCCGCGGGAGCTTCCCCCGGAAAAGTCGCGGATTTGGGCACGGGCACGGCCCTGATACCAATTGAGCTACTCCGGCGGAATCGGCAATTCCAGGTGGTGGCGGTCGAGTACTCTCGGCATATGCTGCTGGTGGCTCGGGAACATCTCCGTGAGCTCGGCCTGCTCGATAAAATTCTTCTCGTTCGGGCGGATGCCAAGCGGCTGCCATTTGCTGATGGAGCTTTCACGCTGGTCATGTCCAACAGCCTCATTCATCATCTGCCTGACCCGTGGCAAGGGATCGTGGAAGCTCACCGCATCACCGCTCCGGGAGGACTCCTGTTCTTCCGAGATCTGGCACGGCCAGAGGACGAACAACGGTTGCAGCAACTGGTCATGCAGTACGCCGGGGATGCCAACGCTCATCAGCAGCAGATGTTCGCCGATTCCCTTCGGGCGGCCTTGACGGTGGAAGAGATGGCCGAGCTTGTCACTCGCCTGGGCTATCCGCCGACGTCGGTTCGTATGACCAGCGACCGCCACTGGACGTGGTGCGCTCGGAAACCACGTTCGTAAAAGATCAGCAAACTGCCGACCACGTGGGTTCAAAACGCGTTGGCGCGGCCGTGTCAGGCGGCTTTCCGCGCGTTGGCCATCATTTCTTCCCACACCCGCCGCTGTTCGATCAGGGCAGCGATGCGGTCCGGCGGATTGGTCCGGCATTCCAGAAGAATCCAGCCCTTGTAGTTGTTGGCCACCAGAAGGTTGAACAGAGTTTGATAAGGGTAATCGCCGAGATTTAATTCGCGGACGTGGACCGTATCGCCGAGCCGATCCTTGACCAGATTGAAATTGTATTCCAGCCCCTGACCCTGAAGATCTTCAGCGTTCGAGTTCCAGCACAGACCAACATTGGGATGGGTGGCCACATCCATGATCTTCCTCATGATGGGCAGCGGGGCGCACTGACCATGCACCTCCAATCTTAGACGCTGTCCATAATCGGCGGCAAAAGCGGCCAGCTCATTGAGCGCCCGCCCAATCTGCTCAATGGTCTTCTCCTGCGGTACCTGTTTGGGCAGATCATTGGGCTTGACTTTGACGCCCAGGCCGCCCACATCATGGCTCAGCTTGATGAACGCCTTGGTTCGTTCAATGGACTGCTTGAGACGTTCCGGTTCAGGATAATGGAAGGCTTCGTTGGATCCCAGCCCGACAAGCACGACCGGGCTGTCGGCGAAGCGTTTCCTGACTTCCGCGCGTTTTTCGGGCCCGATCTCCGGCTCCACACCGTGGGCGTGTTCCGTGCGTAGCTCAACGCCCTCCATACCCGTCTTCTCACAATTGGCAAGCAGAGTTGGTAGATCCCAATCCCGGCCCCAGAGATAGGTGACCAACCCCAGACGGATGGTGCGCGAGGGATCCCCGACGCCGAATGCCCAGGCGAACGGATCGGCCATGGCCGCGGCGGCCAACGGTACACCTAATGCTCCCCTCAAAAAGTCTCGGCGCGGTAACTTACCCATGGTGAGCTCCTTGCTAACCTCGCACGCATGAAAATGTTTTTACTGATTGCTGGACGTCGGATGGTGAATCAAGCACGGGGTGGCCATTGTGAGTCTCAAGCCACGTTCAGCCTACTAACAGAGTAAATACCCCCTGGCTGGAATACAAGTGACTCGTCGACGTCTCGGTTAGCCTATGGCAGACTGCGATTTGCAGGTCCACTCCTGTGAAGAGAAGCGGGCGAGAAGTTCCTCGAAGAGGGAATCTCGTTCCGTAGAATAAGGAAAATGTTGCAAACGCCAGCCCAGGGCTTGAGCAAGCAGCGGCGGCCAGGCCACGGCAAAATCTCGAAAGAGCTCGCTGTCATGACCAATAGGGTCTTTGTGTCCCGTAACTTCCCAAACTCCGGGCAGTTCCGGTGCCCAAGGCGATCGCCCCAGAAGAATACTGCCGTGTTGGAGTACAGCATTCCGAGTTCGCCGCTGGGCACTGCCGACGAGCTTGACCGTCGATTCAGCGCACGATGGAGATGGTTCGGCTGTTCCGGGGCTACCGTTCGTTTCGGTAGGCTGATTTCCGGACGATTGACAACTCGAAAAAGTCTCCTCATCGACCACGGCGACGACATCCCCCACCGTGCGACGCTGAAAACAGAGGAACGGACATGGACGCGATGGTGTTTGACCGCAGCGAGCCGGGGGATTCTCCCGACGCAGCACCACCGCCGTTACTCCCCAGCGCTGCAGCCAGCGTGCCAGTGTTTCATGTACGGTCAGATAAAGCAACAAACGGTCCTTGGCCAGGGGATGTTCTGCCGGGAGGCACAGGGCATACGTCCATTCGCGATCGTGAAGGATCGCGCCACCGCCGCTGGGGCGACGCACCACCGGACAGGACTGGCTGGACGGATGACTTTTTCGGTCTTCGTAACGCTGAAAATACCCCAGCGAAAGTGTGGCGGGGTGCCACCGATAAAGCCGCAGTATGGGCGCCTCATGACCTGCCGCCCAGGCAGCACACCACTCGTCGGCCGCCATGTTATAGGGGCCACTTCGCGGCGAGTCGATCAAAAGTAAACATCTCTCCATGGTGGCACGGAAGTTCACACGCCCGATCAACCGCTTGCGCTTTCCGAGACGGGCGTCCATTTGAGGATCGGTGCACGGGCAGCCAACACCTCGTCAGGCCGGGAAATGGGCGTCGTATGAGGGGCTTCGTGGACCAGTTCGGGCGGTTCTTCGAGGATGGCCTTGAGCGTATCAGCGAACGCGTCCAGCGTGGCCTTGGTTTCCGTCTCGGTTGGTTCAATCATCAGGGCCTCCCTCAGGACCAGAGGGAAGTACACCGTTGGCGCGTGAAATCCGTAATCGAGAAGACGCTTAGCAATGTCCATCGCTGAAATGTTTCGGCTCGCCCGAATCTTCATTGCGGAAGCCACAAACTCGTGCATGCAGCGGTGGCCGTAAGGCACCGGTAAGAACGATCGCACGCGGGCCAGCAGGTAATTGGCGTTGAGGACCGCCCGCTCGCTCACCCGCCGCAGGCCTTCTGGTCCCTGGGTTCTGATGTAAGCGTAAGCCCGGAGAAGAACACTGATGTTTCCGTAGAAACTTCTTACTCGGCCAATAGACAGCGGGCGATTTTCATCGAGTGTGTACTGACCGGGTGCCGTCTCCACGATTACCGGGATGGGGAGAAAGTCAGCGAGGTGTTTTTTGACGGCGACCGGTCCGGCTCCAGGTCCGCCACCCCCGTGAGGACCGCTGAATGTTTTGTGCGGGTTGTAGTGCATCATATCGGCACCGCAGTCTCCCGGGCGGACGATTCCCATAACGGCGTTCATGTTAGCGCCGTCCATATAGACGAGGCCACCGACCGCGTGCACCATGTCGGCAATGCGACGGATTTGCGTTTCGAACAACCCCAGCGTATTGGGATTGGTGATCATAAAGACGGCCGTCTGCGCGTTGAGCTTGCTCCGCAAATCCTCCAAATCGACCAGTCCCTGCGTATTGCTTTTCACCTGAACACTTCGAAAACCGGCCATGGTGGCACTGGCGGGATTGGTTCCGTGGGCCACATCGGGAATGAGCACCGTCGTGCGGTGTTCGCCGCGATGCCGGAAGTAAGCCGCCGCGATGAGGAGGGCTGTCAGTTCGCCGTGCGCGCCAGCTGCCGGCTGTAGCGTCACGGCTTCCATCCCTGCGATCTCGGCCAGGATCTGCTGCAGCGCGTGGAGGGCACCGAGAAGCCCCTGGACTGTTTCCAGCGGCTGGTAAGGATGCAGATTGGCGAAGCCCGGCAACTGAGCGAGCCGATCGTTCCGCTTGGGATTGTATTTCATCGTACAGGATCCCAGCGGATAGAAATGGGTGTCCACCGACATATTGAGCTGGGAAAGATTGATGAAATGCCGGATGAGCGCAGGCTCGCTCACTTCCGGAAGAGGAGGCGGCGTCTCGGCCAGCTCTTCAGGAGGGACAAGCTCCGCCAGCGGTCGCGACGGCACATCGCACGGCGGAACAATCGCTTCCGCACATCCAGGTTGAGAAAGCTCAAACAGCAACTGGGTGGCCTGTTTATTCCTCATGGGAGTTATTCAACCTGCACAGTTCGCTGCGACGAAGGGGTCATGGAAGATTTTCTATCGATTGCTCTGGAGTCTGCTCGGGTGCGAGCGGAGGCCAGAATGGCCGTCAGGCGATCCATTTCAGCCTGCGTACGCTTTTCTGTGACGGCGATGAGCAAAGCGTTCGCCAGCTCGGGGAACCACCGCCCCAATGGGATTCCGGCGAAGAACCCAGCGTCCGTGGCGATTTCGAGAAGGGTTTTCACCTCAGCCGGGCTTTCGGCGGCCACGGCGAACTCCTTGAAAAACGCCGCGTTAAAGAGCGGCTGGAAGCCCGCCTCGCGCTGCAGTCGCTCGCGGAGGTAATGCGCTTTCTGCAAACACAGCTCGGCCACGGCGCGAAGTCCATGCGGTCCCAGGGCCGCCAGATAGACGGTCGCCCGAAGGGCCATCAACCCCTGGTTGGTGCAGATGTTACTGGTGGCTTTTTCACGCCGGATGTGCTGCTCCCGCGTCTGCAACGTGAGGACCCAACATCGCTGGCCGCGGCGGTCCACCGTCTGACCTACCAATCGTCCAGGCAGTCGCCTCAGGAATGCCTCCCTGCACGCGAGGATGCCCAGATAGGGGCCTCCCCACGCCAAGGGCAATCCGAGCGACTGACCCTCAGCAACTGCGATATCGGCGCCGTAATCACCTGGCCGACGCAGCACACCCAGACTGATCGGATCCACCACAGCGATGAGTAAAGCCCCAGCGGCGTGTGTGATTTCACTTATCTTTCTGGCCGCCTCAACACATCCAAAAAAGTTAGGCTGTTGGAGGATGACGCATGCCGTTTGATCGTTCACTACCCGCGCAAGGCTGTCTGCATCGATGATTCCTCGCGGAGTGGCCAGCGTAATAATCTCCGCTGAGACATGGGAAAGATACGTGGCCAGGACCGCCCGATATTCTGGGTGAACATTCTGAGGCACAATCACCCGTTTTCGGCCGGTTTGGTGGCTCAGACACATGAGAACCGCCTCGGCAAGGGTGGTGGCCCCGTCATAGAGGCTGGCGTTTGAGACATCCAAACCCGTCAACTGCGTGATGAGCGTCTGGTACTCGAAGAAAACTTGAAGATTGCCCTGGCTCACCTCCGGCTGATAGGGAGTGTAGGAAGTGTAAAACTCACTTCGAGAGGCAATGAAATCGACCACGGCGGGGATGAAATGGTCGTAAGCCCCTCCTCCCAAAAAGCACACCTTTTGATGGGTTCCCACGTTCCGCTGCGCCAGATCCTCCATGTGTTGGGTGAGTTCCAATTCGGAAAGCGCCGGCGGAATTTTCAGCTGGCCCTGAAAGCGCACGTCAGACGGTAGATGGGCAAACAGCTCATCGATGCTTTGCACGCCAATCGCGGCAAGCATCGCTTTGACTTCTTGCTCGGTTTGCGGAAGATAAGCCATGGCTCTCCCTTAGGTTGTTCACGAACGGATGCCGACTGATCGTTTGATGCCCACCTCCAATCGCGTCCTAACGCCCATTCCCTAATGATGCCCATTCCCGCATGGAGGAATCAGAAAAACCTCTTGCCACTACCGCGAGGACTCCTCACAGAATCGGAGAAGTGTGCGACCACCTTCCGCACAAGCCCTCGGTCATCGGGCATGTCAACCGCAGGATCGATTGGCCGTCTCACCCGTGCTCTTCTGCCTCCGAGGCACACTGTGCTTCATAGGCGGCTCGGTCCAAGAGTTGATCCAATTCGCTTGTATCGGCCACCTCCAGCTTCGCAATCCAGCCTTGCCCGAATGGGTCCGCAGTCAATTGCTCGAGGTGTGTCGTCAGATCCGTGTGGACCTCGACCACAGTACCGGTTACCGGGCTGTAAATGTCGCTGACTGCCTTAACGGATTCAATCTGTCCGAGCGGTTCCCCCGCCCGTACCTGTTTTCCCACGGGAGGCAATTCCAGAAACACCAGATCAGACATTGCCTGGACGGCGAAATCGGTAATCCCTACAGTGGCAATCGTCTTACCTTCGGCATTCTGAGAAATGGCGACCCATTCATGGGTCTTCGTGTACTTGAGGTCCTGGGCGTCCACAGCTTTTCCTCGCAATTTCTCCGACAATTACCGGTGGATGTCTGCACGTCGGCCGGCAGCCAACGAGGAAGCAGACCTCCCGGACTGATTCAAAAGGCTGAAGTCCCACGAGAACGGAACTTTAATTTTATCCCTTGGGGCCTTTTGGGGCACCGGGTGCTTGGCTGATCCGTGCCCACTTTTCTGCTGCTGAAAAGCGGCACGAACCCGGACAACGCCTTGGGCAGAAACAAGCTTCAGCCCGGAGGGACCTGCTTGTCAGGTCCGCCTTTCAAGCCTGGATGATCCAGTTCACCGGCGGGGCCAACTGCTCGGTTCGGCTATTGATTAAACGGCGGGGACAATTTGTGAATTGCCCCTACCGGGGCCTGTGACGTCACATGTGCGAGTCTGCTCGGACACGACAAGCGTGCCCCTCCGACCTTCCGAAAACCCTTCGCGGCAGACCATGCTTCGGAGGGACCTGCTTGTCAGGTCCGCTTGTCAACATTGCACAGTCCATCACGCCGGTCGGGAACCCATGCCACAGTGAGTCGATCACGCGGCAAGTTGTTGCAGCAGCGAGTCAGCCACGAGCATCGCGCACTGTGTTGAGCACCGGAAGATGGAGGGGCGGTTTGCCCTCTCGAAAAGAAAGCGCCCCGGTGGGACAAATGGCGACGACCTGCTCTGCCAAATCCCCCAATGCCTCCTCCAATGTGCGATTGAAAGGAACCCCGATTCGCACGTCGAAACCGCGTCCGATAAAGGTCAATCCCAAAGGCGCCCGAGCAGCCTCGGTGACCTCGACACACAA
This is a stretch of genomic DNA from Thermogutta terrifontis. It encodes these proteins:
- a CDS encoding sulfatase-like hydrolase/transferase; the protein is MQRGRTEFSFPAHEFSKRWKTVPVRTCLTLLSILIAMLFWLPTMQAEEIGNKLQNPTTRPKNLLVLFSDDQRFDTIHALGNQEIRTPNLDRLAREGFVFTHTFIMGSMQGAVCVPSRAMFLSGRTLWHVPENLAGVPTWPQVFREHGFTTFVTGKWHNGRESLARSFDMGKAIFFGGMNDHFRMPVFDFDPTGKYPQANRKVVEKFSSELFADACIDFLKSYQGDKPFFAYVAFTAPHDPRTPPEPYRQMYDPADVSLPPNFLPEHPFDNGELRVRDELLASFPRNPEDIRRHIAEYYAMITHLDAQIGRILETLQNTGHFQDTLIVFASDNGLAVGRHGLMGKQNLYEHSQRVPLIFAGPGIPVGQSDALVYLFDVFPTVADIFQIPLPDGVEGQSLLPIMRKEKQKVRDAVFGAYREFQRSVRTERYKYITYHVKDEFHEQLFDIQNDPWEMKNLANDPAHRDVKSQLKERLLQLQQQLDDPVLKE
- a CDS encoding DUF6786 family protein, encoding MVSGMRSCSLRVFFTLGTGIALLLVAGMAWAEDGKGKAMSYGEARQYLARHTKIYELLDEHGARVLICPEWQGRVMTSTCDGLHGLSFGFINKDFIDAGKPNPHFNNYGGEDRFWLSPEGGQFSLWFKKGAEQNLDNWFTPPALNEGAWEMISRPRDPFYRMRRRMELVNASGTEFKLEVTRDVRLLTSADLQRLFGDAAQDLTSRKVKLVGYETINRVVNLGEPMQKEKGLVSIWILGMFNAGPKTVVIVPYRPGDEATLGPVVKSDYFGPIPPERLKILPEAILFLADGNYRSKIGTSQKRARNVAGSMDFVHNVLTLVHFTMPEDPTQHLYMNNMWELPQAEPYVGDVANSYNDGPAGPDKPGLGPFYEIESLSPAKELKHGETLEHAHRTVHIQGDYETLKSIAKKVLGVDLDTVRKTMFSE
- a CDS encoding class I SAM-dependent methyltransferase — its product is MLSRVLEPEVMDTLEEALDYDSMDHSEVNRVFVADFLAAGASPGKVADLGTGTALIPIELLRRNRQFQVVAVEYSRHMLLVAREHLRELGLLDKILLVRADAKRLPFADGAFTLVMSNSLIHHLPDPWQGIVEAHRITAPGGLLFFRDLARPEDEQRLQQLVMQYAGDANAHQQQMFADSLRAALTVEEMAELVTRLGYPPTSVRMTSDRHWTWCARKPRS
- a CDS encoding sugar phosphate isomerase/epimerase family protein: MGKLPRRDFLRGALGVPLAAAAMADPFAWAFGVGDPSRTIRLGLVTYLWGRDWDLPTLLANCEKTGMEGVELRTEHAHGVEPEIGPEKRAEVRKRFADSPVVLVGLGSNEAFHYPEPERLKQSIERTKAFIKLSHDVGGLGVKVKPNDLPKQVPQEKTIEQIGRALNELAAFAADYGQRLRLEVHGQCAPLPIMRKIMDVATHPNVGLCWNSNAEDLQGQGLEYNFNLVKDRLGDTVHVRELNLGDYPYQTLFNLLVANNYKGWILLECRTNPPDRIAALIEQRRVWEEMMANARKAA
- a CDS encoding lipoate--protein ligase family protein, translating into MIDSPRSGPYNMAADEWCAAWAAGHEAPILRLYRWHPATLSLGYFQRYEDRKSHPSSQSCPVVRRPSGGGAILHDREWTYALCLPAEHPLAKDRLLLYLTVHETLARWLQRWGVTAVVLRRENPPARCGQTPSRPCPFLCFQRRTVGDVVAVVDEETFSSCQSSGNQPTETNGSPGTAEPSPSCAESTVKLVGSAQRRTRNAVLQHGSILLGRSPWAPELPGVWEVTGHKDPIGHDSELFRDFAVAWPPLLAQALGWRLQHFPYSTERDSLFEELLARFSSQEWTCKSQSAIG
- the gcvPB gene encoding aminomethyl-transferring glycine dehydrogenase subunit GcvPB; the encoded protein is MRNKQATQLLFELSQPGCAEAIVPPCDVPSRPLAELVPPEELAETPPPLPEVSEPALIRHFINLSQLNMSVDTHFYPLGSCTMKYNPKRNDRLAQLPGFANLHPYQPLETVQGLLGALHALQQILAEIAGMEAVTLQPAAGAHGELTALLIAAAYFRHRGEHRTTVLIPDVAHGTNPASATMAGFRSVQVKSNTQGLVDLEDLRSKLNAQTAVFMITNPNTLGLFETQIRRIADMVHAVGGLVYMDGANMNAVMGIVRPGDCGADMMHYNPHKTFSGPHGGGGPGAGPVAVKKHLADFLPIPVIVETAPGQYTLDENRPLSIGRVRSFYGNISVLLRAYAYIRTQGPEGLRRVSERAVLNANYLLARVRSFLPVPYGHRCMHEFVASAMKIRASRNISAMDIAKRLLDYGFHAPTVYFPLVLREALMIEPTETETKATLDAFADTLKAILEEPPELVHEAPHTTPISRPDEVLAARAPILKWTPVSESASG
- the gcvPA gene encoding aminomethyl-transferring glycine dehydrogenase subunit GcvPA, with translation MAYLPQTEQEVKAMLAAIGVQSIDELFAHLPSDVRFQGQLKIPPALSELELTQHMEDLAQRNVGTHQKVCFLGGGAYDHFIPAVVDFIASRSEFYTSYTPYQPEVSQGNLQVFFEYQTLITQLTGLDVSNASLYDGATTLAEAVLMCLSHQTGRKRVIVPQNVHPEYRAVLATYLSHVSAEIITLATPRGIIDADSLARVVNDQTACVILQQPNFFGCVEAARKISEITHAAGALLIAVVDPISLGVLRRPGDYGADIAVAEGQSLGLPLAWGGPYLGILACREAFLRRLPGRLVGQTVDRRGQRCWVLTLQTREQHIRREKATSNICTNQGLMALRATVYLAALGPHGLRAVAELCLQKAHYLRERLQREAGFQPLFNAAFFKEFAVAAESPAEVKTLLEIATDAGFFAGIPLGRWFPELANALLIAVTEKRTQAEMDRLTAILASARTRADSRAIDRKSSMTPSSQRTVQVE
- the gcvH gene encoding glycine cleavage system protein GcvH, which produces MDAQDLKYTKTHEWVAISQNAEGKTIATVGITDFAVQAMSDLVFLELPPVGKQVRAGEPLGQIESVKAVSDIYSPVTGTVVEVHTDLTTHLEQLTADPFGQGWIAKLEVADTSELDQLLDRAAYEAQCASEAEEHG